The Actinomadura sp. WMMB 499 genome includes a window with the following:
- the uidA gene encoding beta-glucuronidase, translating into MLKPRPTATRELVNLDGLWRFAVDTRAGERPWTGPLGTRLEAAVPASYNDLFTDPAVRDHVGWVWYQRRVRVPRGWAGERVVLRLDAATHAGRVYIDDSLAAEHVGGYTPFEADITDLVSAGGEFRLTIGVNNELTKETIPPGTITVSPDGRREQKYLHDFYNYAGLARSVWLYSVPPVHVRDVTIVTGLEGGTGTVGYTIETSAAASVRVRALDAEGTEVAAADGASGTLRIEDVTPWRPGAAYLYELVVELLDGDAVVDAYSEPFGVRTVEVRGTEFLINGEPFYFTGFGKHEDTPVRGKGHDNAYLVHDFQLLDWVGANSFRTSHYPYAEEVLEFADRQGIVVIDETAAVGLNLLVQSGLQGAAAQRTFSPENIGDAARAAHGQHIRELVARDKNHPSVVMWSIANEPASNEEGAREYFEPLVELTRKLDPTRPVTYTAVLFATHENDLIADLFDVISVNRYYGWYVATGDLETAEAYLELDLAGWAQKFGKPIMLGEYGADTMAGQHSVWDTPWTEEYQSALLDMHHRVFDKIDAFVGEHVWNFADFQTAHGIHRVDGNKKGVFTRDRRPKAAARTLRERWKTIDGRKPARD; encoded by the coding sequence ATGCTGAAACCCCGCCCCACCGCCACCCGCGAACTGGTGAACCTCGACGGGCTCTGGCGCTTCGCCGTCGACACGCGCGCAGGGGAGCGGCCGTGGACCGGGCCGCTCGGCACGCGGCTCGAAGCGGCCGTCCCGGCGAGCTACAACGACCTGTTCACCGACCCCGCCGTCCGCGACCACGTCGGCTGGGTCTGGTACCAGCGCCGCGTGCGCGTTCCGCGCGGGTGGGCCGGGGAACGCGTCGTCCTGCGGCTCGACGCCGCCACCCACGCGGGCCGGGTCTACATCGACGACTCCCTGGCCGCCGAGCACGTCGGCGGCTACACGCCCTTCGAAGCCGACATCACCGACCTGGTGAGCGCCGGGGGAGAGTTCCGGCTCACCATCGGCGTCAACAACGAGCTGACGAAGGAGACGATCCCGCCGGGCACGATCACCGTGTCACCGGACGGGCGGCGCGAGCAGAAGTACCTGCACGACTTCTACAACTACGCCGGCCTGGCCCGCTCGGTATGGCTGTACAGCGTCCCGCCGGTGCACGTCCGGGACGTCACGATCGTGACCGGTCTGGAGGGAGGCACCGGAACGGTCGGATACACGATCGAGACCAGTGCGGCCGCGTCCGTCCGGGTGCGCGCGCTCGACGCGGAAGGCACCGAGGTCGCCGCCGCCGACGGCGCGTCCGGCACGCTTCGCATCGAGGACGTGACGCCGTGGCGTCCCGGCGCGGCCTACCTGTACGAGCTGGTCGTCGAGCTGCTCGACGGCGACGCGGTCGTCGACGCCTACAGCGAACCGTTCGGCGTCCGGACGGTCGAGGTGCGGGGCACCGAGTTCCTCATCAACGGCGAGCCGTTCTATTTCACCGGGTTCGGCAAGCACGAGGACACGCCCGTGCGCGGCAAGGGCCACGACAACGCCTACCTGGTCCATGACTTCCAGCTCCTGGACTGGGTCGGCGCGAACTCGTTCCGCACCTCGCACTACCCCTACGCCGAGGAGGTGCTGGAGTTCGCCGACCGGCAGGGCATCGTCGTCATCGACGAGACCGCCGCCGTCGGTCTCAACCTGCTCGTGCAGAGCGGCCTGCAGGGCGCGGCGGCCCAGCGCACCTTCTCCCCGGAGAACATCGGGGACGCCGCCCGGGCGGCCCACGGCCAGCACATCCGCGAGCTCGTCGCCCGCGACAAGAACCATCCGAGCGTCGTGATGTGGAGCATCGCCAACGAGCCCGCGTCCAACGAGGAGGGGGCGCGCGAGTACTTCGAGCCGCTCGTCGAACTCACCCGCAAGCTCGATCCGACCCGTCCGGTGACCTACACCGCCGTCCTGTTCGCCACCCACGAGAACGACCTCATCGCCGACCTCTTCGACGTCATCAGCGTCAACCGCTACTACGGCTGGTACGTCGCCACCGGGGACCTGGAGACCGCCGAGGCGTACCTCGAACTCGACCTCGCCGGCTGGGCACAGAAATTCGGCAAGCCCATCATGCTGGGCGAGTACGGAGCCGACACCATGGCCGGGCAGCACTCGGTATGGGACACCCCGTGGACCGAGGAGTACCAGAGCGCGCTGCTCGACATGCACCACCGCGTCTTCGACAAGATCGACGCGTTCGTCGGCGAGCACGTGTGGAACTTCGCCGACTTCCAGACCGCGCACGGCATCCACCGGGTGGACGGCAACAAGAAGGGCGTGTTCACCCGCGACCGGCGCCCCAAGGCCGCGGCCCGCACACTGCGGGAGCGCTGGAAGACCATCGACGGGCGCAAGCCGGCGCGGGATTGA
- a CDS encoding family 1 glycosylhydrolase has protein sequence MTRLVPGFLWGAATAPHQIEGNNVNSDWWLREELMPGMERSGDAIDSYHRYAEDMRLLAEAGLNSYRFGIEWARVEPSPGHFSRAELAHYRRMIDTALDLGLKPVVTLHHFTHPRWFSEGDGWMAADGIERFEKYVRRVTEILEGVEWVCTVNEPNMLALMVGMTRMAKAAMATGEDVKKWMSPTVEGAARPVLPDPDPEIGRRLAEAHHAAREILRKRTDAKIGWTVAAQALVARPGCEERLREVQDVRENLYLEAARGDDFIGVQSYSSQDVDENGIVPHPQTPDTTLTGNAYRPDAIGIAVRHAWKVTDGVPILVTENGIATADDTRRIAYTSEALGHLFAAVEEGVDVRGYLHWSALDNFEWGHWEPTFGLIAVDRETFERHPKPSLAWLGDVARRGHL, from the coding sequence ATGACCCGACTCGTTCCCGGCTTCCTCTGGGGAGCCGCCACCGCGCCGCACCAGATCGAGGGCAACAACGTCAACAGCGACTGGTGGCTTCGCGAGGAGCTCATGCCCGGTATGGAGCGCAGCGGCGACGCGATCGACAGCTACCACCGCTACGCCGAGGACATGCGGCTGCTGGCCGAGGCAGGGCTCAACTCCTACCGCTTCGGCATCGAGTGGGCCCGCGTCGAGCCTTCCCCGGGGCACTTCTCCCGCGCCGAACTCGCACACTACCGCCGCATGATCGACACCGCGCTCGACCTCGGGCTCAAGCCCGTCGTCACCCTGCACCACTTCACCCACCCCCGGTGGTTCTCCGAAGGCGACGGGTGGATGGCCGCGGACGGGATCGAGCGGTTCGAGAAGTACGTCCGCAGGGTCACGGAGATCCTCGAGGGCGTCGAGTGGGTCTGCACCGTCAACGAGCCGAACATGCTCGCCCTCATGGTGGGGATGACCCGCATGGCCAAGGCCGCGATGGCCACGGGCGAGGACGTCAAGAAGTGGATGAGCCCCACCGTGGAGGGGGCGGCCCGCCCGGTGCTGCCCGACCCCGACCCGGAGATCGGCCGGCGCCTGGCCGAGGCCCACCACGCCGCACGGGAGATCCTGAGGAAGCGCACCGACGCCAAGATCGGCTGGACGGTCGCGGCGCAGGCGCTCGTCGCCCGGCCCGGCTGCGAGGAAAGGCTCCGCGAAGTCCAAGACGTCCGCGAGAACCTCTACCTGGAGGCCGCGCGCGGGGACGACTTCATCGGCGTGCAGTCGTACTCCAGTCAGGACGTCGACGAGAACGGCATCGTCCCCCACCCGCAGACCCCCGACACGACACTGACGGGCAACGCCTATCGGCCCGACGCCATCGGCATCGCCGTCCGCCACGCCTGGAAGGTCACGGACGGGGTTCCGATCCTCGTCACCGAGAACGGGATCGCCACCGCCGACGACACCCGCCGGATCGCCTACACCTCCGAGGCCCTCGGGCACCTGTTCGCCGCGGTCGAGGAGGGTGTCGACGTCCGCGGCTACCTCCACTGGAGCGCCCTCGACAACTTCGAGTGGGGCCACTGGGAGCCGACGTTCGGACTGATCGCCGTCGATCGCGAAACCTTCGAGCGCCATCCCAAGCCCAGCCTCGCCTGGCTCGGCGACGTCGCCCGCCGCGGGCACCTCTGA
- a CDS encoding TetR/AcrR family transcriptional regulator produces MTPAATRGPYAKSAQVKQRILEACIDTFGETGFYGATMKDIAQRAGISHTGLLHHFPRKEDVLAAVLELRDERGLRYLESVSALAPEEDPLKALRGMLAIVVDNELRPGLMELHCVMSGEATSARHPAHAYYTERYRMLREFYANIFTALAEGGELHTDIEPEALATMTISLLNGLQAQWLYDRETVRIEASLRAFLTSYIPGLAR; encoded by the coding sequence ATGACGCCAGCGGCGACACGCGGCCCGTACGCGAAATCGGCGCAGGTCAAGCAACGGATCCTGGAAGCCTGCATCGACACCTTCGGGGAGACCGGCTTCTACGGAGCCACGATGAAGGACATCGCCCAGCGCGCCGGGATCAGCCACACCGGGCTCCTGCACCACTTCCCGCGCAAGGAGGACGTGCTCGCCGCCGTCCTGGAACTGCGGGACGAACGCGGCCTCCGGTACCTGGAGTCGGTCAGCGCGCTCGCCCCCGAGGAGGACCCGCTGAAGGCGCTCCGGGGGATGCTCGCCATCGTCGTCGACAACGAACTTCGCCCGGGCCTCATGGAACTGCACTGCGTCATGTCAGGCGAGGCGACCTCCGCGCGACATCCCGCGCACGCCTACTACACCGAGCGGTACCGCATGTTGCGCGAGTTCTACGCGAACATCTTCACCGCCCTGGCCGAGGGCGGCGAACTGCACACCGACATCGAACCGGAGGCACTCGCCACGATGACCATCTCCCTGCTCAACGGCCTCCAGGCCCAATGGCTCTACGACCGCGAGACGGTACGGATCGAGGCGTCGCTCCGCGCGTTCCTCACCTCCTACATTCCGGGCCTCGCCCGATGA
- a CDS encoding Gfo/Idh/MocA family protein: MNVTIGVLGAARTVKSALLDPAWEVGGVTVTAVAARAPERARAFADEHGIPRVLGSYDDVLNDPDISAVYVPTPAALHGRWTRRAIAAGKHVLCEKPFAANAGEAAEIAEVARADDLVVMEAFHSRHHPMWARMAAILRSGTIGPVRTARAAFTVPHPDPSDIRWQRELGGGALMDLGVYPVHLLRFLFGEPQVEEARARDVDGVDASMTAALAFPGAVTGEVVAGMREEDGYAAELEVTGAAGSLHVRMPYHPYLYGLMTTTTAAGTVTEEGDRRTSYAFQLEAFRDAVRDGRPVVTDAREATATMRVIDAIYRAAGMSPRTPC; encoded by the coding sequence ATGAACGTCACCATCGGCGTCCTCGGCGCCGCTCGCACGGTCAAGTCCGCCCTCCTCGATCCGGCGTGGGAGGTGGGCGGCGTCACCGTCACGGCCGTCGCCGCTCGTGCCCCTGAGCGAGCAAGAGCCTTCGCCGACGAGCACGGCATTCCGCGCGTGCTCGGTTCCTACGACGACGTCCTGAACGATCCGGACATCAGCGCCGTCTACGTCCCCACACCCGCCGCGCTGCACGGCCGCTGGACTCGCCGGGCGATCGCCGCGGGCAAGCACGTCCTGTGCGAGAAGCCGTTCGCCGCGAACGCCGGCGAGGCTGCCGAGATCGCGGAAGTGGCCCGGGCCGACGACCTGGTCGTAATGGAGGCCTTCCACTCCCGGCACCACCCGATGTGGGCGCGGATGGCCGCGATCCTCCGGTCCGGGACGATCGGCCCCGTGCGCACGGCGCGGGCCGCGTTCACGGTGCCGCACCCCGACCCGTCCGACATCCGCTGGCAGCGGGAACTGGGCGGCGGCGCCCTCATGGACCTCGGCGTCTACCCGGTGCATCTGCTGCGCTTCCTCTTCGGTGAACCCCAAGTCGAGGAGGCGCGAGCCCGTGACGTCGACGGCGTCGACGCCTCGATGACCGCCGCCCTCGCCTTCCCCGGCGCGGTCACCGGCGAGGTCGTCGCCGGCATGCGGGAGGAGGACGGCTACGCCGCCGAACTGGAGGTCACCGGTGCGGCCGGGAGCCTGCACGTCCGCATGCCCTACCACCCGTACCTGTACGGCCTCATGACGACCACCACGGCGGCGGGCACCGTGACCGAGGAGGGCGACCGCCGCACCAGCTACGCCTTCCAGCTCGAAGCCTTCCGCGACGCCGTGCGCGACGGGCGTCCGGTGGTGACGGACGCCCGCGAGGCGACGGCGACGATGCGGGTGATCGACGCGATCTACCGGGCCGCCGGCATGTCGCCCAGAACCCCCTGTTAG
- a CDS encoding xanthine dehydrogenase family protein molybdopterin-binding subunit: MSAPPAAAARYAGTRVPRVEDPRLLTGHGTFVDDVVRPGMLHAHFVRSPLPRARVLDIEASEALALRGVRAVFTARDLNPDVPDAPRPPLAEDEDEVRFVGDPVALIVADDRYIAEDAAEPVLVDYEALPPVVDYATAHESEELVHPGFPGNLVGEFGGRPAEELAEVFERAAHVARETIHQQTYAAVPMETRGLIAEWSRAEGEMTIWASTQTPHETRLFGSRLLGVDEHRIRVVMRDPGGGFGQKAVPQREDMCVLLAARKVPAALKWIEYRQENLMSAGQGRHEHGDARIAFDEDGNPLTTTFMDYLLPASTEVPTIEYGHVESPGPGEGGYKGVGEGGAIGAPPAVVNAVADALAPLGVKITRLPVSPAFTGSTGTRRACSPATGGPSPPRSRCAAAGSPSPPRVPPPPCRGTPEPSCRAR, translated from the coding sequence GTGAGCGCGCCGCCCGCGGCCGCCGCCCGCTACGCCGGCACCCGGGTGCCCCGGGTGGAGGACCCGCGGCTGCTGACCGGTCACGGGACCTTCGTGGACGACGTCGTCCGTCCCGGCATGCTGCATGCGCACTTCGTCCGCAGCCCGCTGCCCCGCGCCCGCGTCCTCGACATCGAGGCCTCCGAGGCGCTGGCGCTCCGGGGCGTCCGCGCCGTCTTCACCGCCCGGGACCTCAATCCGGACGTGCCGGACGCACCGCGTCCGCCGCTGGCCGAGGACGAGGACGAGGTGCGCTTCGTCGGGGACCCGGTGGCCCTGATCGTCGCCGACGACCGCTACATCGCCGAGGACGCGGCCGAGCCGGTCCTCGTCGACTACGAGGCGCTGCCGCCGGTCGTCGACTACGCCACCGCGCACGAGTCGGAGGAGCTGGTCCATCCCGGCTTCCCCGGCAACCTCGTTGGCGAGTTCGGCGGACGTCCGGCGGAGGAGCTCGCGGAGGTCTTCGAGCGGGCGGCCCACGTGGCACGGGAGACGATCCACCAGCAGACGTACGCGGCCGTCCCGATGGAGACGCGCGGCCTGATCGCCGAGTGGTCGCGGGCCGAGGGCGAGATGACGATCTGGGCGTCCACCCAGACACCCCACGAGACGCGGCTGTTCGGCAGTCGCCTGCTGGGCGTCGACGAGCACCGGATCCGGGTCGTGATGCGCGACCCCGGCGGCGGCTTCGGGCAGAAGGCCGTGCCGCAGCGCGAGGACATGTGCGTCCTGCTGGCCGCCCGCAAGGTCCCCGCCGCGCTCAAGTGGATCGAGTACCGGCAGGAGAATCTCATGTCGGCCGGGCAGGGACGCCACGAGCACGGGGACGCCCGGATCGCGTTCGACGAGGACGGCAACCCCCTCACCACGACCTTCATGGACTATCTCCTGCCGGCCAGCACCGAAGTGCCCACCATAGAGTACGGGCACGTCGAGTCCCCCGGGCCGGGCGAGGGCGGCTACAAGGGCGTCGGCGAGGGCGGCGCGATCGGTGCGCCGCCCGCCGTGGTGAACGCGGTCGCCGACGCGCTCGCACCTCTCGGAGTGAAGATCACCCGGCTGCCGGTGTCTCCGGCGTTCACCGGGTCGACGGGAACAAGAAGGGCGTGTTCACCCGCGACCGGCGGCCCAAGTCCGCCGCGTTCGCGCTGCGCCGCCGCTGGCTCGCCCTCGCCGCCGCGCGTGCCGCCGCCGCCGTGCCGCGGGACGCCTGAGCCCTCGTGCAGGGCGCGCTAA
- a CDS encoding TetR/AcrR family transcriptional regulator produces MTSSRRMGPENSKTRFLLLDTAERLMLEEGYAAVGIRRVAREADVTPALVHYYFRTLDDLFLAVIRRRSEQELETQTRALESDRLLHSLWTYNSHPAGTALNVEFIALSNHRKAIRAELVSYAERARRLQMEALDRYLRARGIDTEGFPPLALTTLISTISRALAMEETMGLAMGHDEVLAVVEAHLRKIDDASARATE; encoded by the coding sequence ATGACTTCATCTCGCCGCATGGGCCCAGAGAACTCCAAGACCCGATTCCTGCTGCTGGACACCGCCGAACGACTGATGCTGGAAGAGGGCTACGCCGCGGTCGGGATCCGGCGCGTGGCCAGGGAGGCCGACGTCACGCCGGCGCTCGTCCACTACTACTTCCGCACCCTGGACGACCTCTTCCTGGCCGTCATCCGCAGGCGCTCCGAACAGGAGCTGGAAACCCAGACGCGCGCCCTGGAATCCGACCGCCTCCTGCACTCCCTGTGGACCTACAACAGCCATCCCGCGGGCACGGCGCTGAACGTCGAATTCATAGCGCTGTCCAACCACCGAAAGGCGATCCGCGCCGAGTTGGTCAGTTACGCCGAAAGGGCTCGCCGACTGCAGATGGAAGCGCTCGACAGATACTTGAGGGCACGCGGAATCGATACCGAAGGATTTCCTCCGCTCGCGCTGACCACGCTCATCTCAACGATTTCCCGAGCGCTGGCGATGGAGGAGACCATGGGGCTGGCCATGGGCCACGACGAGGTCCTGGCCGTGGTCGAGGCGCAC